The DNA segment AAATCAGGTTTATTGAAATTGTTTCCACACATGCAGATGTTGATGAAAAAGATGTACGAGTTTCTGAAAACGAAGCTTGCCCAaaacctttaacctgaaaataacctaagtataacaccttgatgaccttgaccttgggtataattggTACAGACCCTGCAtaaactttgtttgtatgctgcacaatgttaatgtgaagctAAAGTATGAAATAagcaataataaaaaagatatgagaaaaaaacaaaggtaaccgaaaaactttaacctgaaaataacctaagtatatcAACTTGGGTGATCTTTACCTTTGGTATAATGGACACAACCCTTGCAtaaactttgtttgtatgctgcacaatgtttatgtgaagttacagtaggatataagcaataataaaaaagatgtgacataaaaacaaaagtttgcCGAAAAACATTAACCAGGAAAGCCAACGCcgaagccggggcgagtagaatagcatccctattctttgaatagtggagctaaaaaatacaaaaaatgaaaaacaaagtgTCCCGTCAAACTGAGcggaataaatatatttttttctcgtaTGTTAGCGGAAACGCGCATATAGATTCTATTTCTTGTCACGAAGTTGTTTTTCAACTATTCAAGAttgtaaatgcatatttgtaCGTATAAACTCATGTGCATGACTAAATAATGAAACATTCAGAAGCGATTAGAACATGAATTTCCTTCGCAATTCCAAAATAATGGACATTTTTTAGCCTGAATGCTTCGTCTTTTGCTTTGATTGTGTTTTTgtgaaaatacgtttttaattTCAAGGGTTAATGTCTGTTCAACGACTGTGTGTTGCAGAGATAGTTATCatacactgaaaaatatatacaacaagaatatttatttcaaatagctagagaaaaacataaaaatacttactaccgacagcttcaaaaaatttgaaaaacgaaagtgaacacGTAGTTTTTGGCGAcatccgtttgggcgtacagagagacTTACACTGTGATATTTAAAGGAGACGAGACGTAAATGAAAGGGAACAATGGGAGATAAGAAAAGAAACggtaacaacaaacaagacaatttacgtaaaataaaatacgaaacggaaaaaatacaagttgaaaatatgagcaccgccttggaacggtcagtaacctgtaTAAGGAAACTGTGAACATTAGTGACTAAATACCAGATTATAAACACACTTACTGACACTCCTCAATATTCTTGATGTATATTAATCGTTTGAGATCATCATTGACAGTATCAGCATTTTTAAAGGACATGACTGACATATGATTAAATGTTGATACATGTACCTCTTAATTTTACTTACTTCGCATATTTTTGCTGTAGATGAGTTATAAGttctattgaaaatatttttgacagttaTAAACTATTAATCTATGAATTAATATGAAACATAAACGATATTTTAATAACCTACATGGCATACTAGTTAAATACAAGAACTTACACCCGAGAACATTTACTTCATTAATAAGAAAATTGTTTTCTGTTGCATCTTCTATCTCAGCTAGATGGGCGCCATAAAGCTGTTGACATGAAAGCTGAAAATACAGGAGTGGCGTATTGTTGTAAGGTAGTAGACTCGtaatcacaaataaaaatgtattctcGTTAGGTAATTCGACAATGGACGTGAGTAAAGCTCAATGCGTGCATGGCTTTTCCGTGAAACCGGAGACTGCCGGAATCGCATATGGAAAATATGTAATTTGCTGATTGCCAATGCGGATCCAATACTTTAACTTTTTAcgcttttaaagtaatatttgtttttattataagaATAGCAACTGTAAAAGAATGTCCTTGCTAACAGAGCCTATCAAAGTGTAAAATCTTACCTCAGCATCTAACCATGTTTCTGTATCATGACTAAAGTGATAGCACGAATCACCATGTTTGATAAACCCGTCTGTACACTGACCTTCAACTTAAACAGATAAAATGCAATGTATTTCGCAAAGATCGTATTTGTGCGTTTTTGTAGTGGATTCGAATAAGGAGTTGTCGTGACCTTGAACCACTGACAAGTCCCTCATATCTATTGGATTTGGTTGAGTTTTGCAAAGTTCAATCTGTTATGGGCACACCTGCGGAAGAACAAACTAAAGTATCTGCGTAGATCAGTGAATCTTTACCAGTCCACTGTCGGTGTCAACACACCAACCTTagacaataattattttatttgggCACAGATGtttaactggtatattttgaaataaaaaaataatttttaaaatttgaattgtttcttcatttcaAAATTACAGTTGAAGATCTTCatgtgataaatttttaaaaatcaatcaaccgtgaagtcagtacgCCCACAATAGCCCTTTGAAAGTCTATATCTTCTGCgtgtcagttgcattgtaacatcccaattgggcgctcgcgctaaatttgattcagtcgtgtggtgcaaccaacaatattttttaaactttatgctgtttttcgagttagccacTTATCAGTATTTCCAATGACAACAAAATTTCACAacgaaaattgttaattacaggcgcacgcgaatttcgtgcaaaacggctattttgTGACTattgacttcacggttgattgatttatttttaaattttacacgcgaaattcttcaagtgtaatgtgacatgaaaaacacaagtgaattaaaactaaagtttctAAATAAAAAGTACCCCTGTTATAAAAccggatagtttcttttgctgttcagtatatttattttgaatacacatCCTGGCAAATTAACCTTGAGAAAAACTCACTATATACTGAAAAGTACGCCACGTGAAGACAACAATAGTAACAGATATTACATATTTCGTAAACTCGATGAGACGTTGGTCTTATATAGCTAAACTTGAAACACTTCGTAAACTCGATGAGACGTTTGTCTTATATAGCTAAACTTGAAACACTTACTGTAAAACTGATAGAGAAGTATATATACATGGTGAACTAAAGACCATGCAACAGTTATACTAAGTTAAGAGGTATAAGATATTATTAAAACCTATAAACACTTACCTAATTCAAAACTAGCTAACACCAATAAAAGGACTTTGTTGCTCAGCTCCGTAACTTCTGTGATTAGATCTGCTCTGTGCTTTCTTGTCGCATTTATAGAATTGTAGACATGTATATTATGATGTAACTTGTGTTCTTCCTTATTAACATTATCTTGGTCGTACTTTGAGTGCTTGACCATAAATATCACTTATCTATTTAGTACTTGAAGCTCTCTGCTTTTAGTCATTTTCACGATGGTTTTACATAATTGTATGTCAGCTATCAGTATGTCAgtatgtgagccgcgccatgagaaaatcaacatagtggctttgcgaccagtatggatccagaccagcctgcgcatccgcgcagtctggtcaggatccatgctgttcgctaacagtttctctaatggcaatagtctttgaaagcgaacagcatggatgctggtctggatccatgctggtcgcaaagccactatgttggttttctcatggcgtggctcatgtCGTTGCAGTGTCCTGCTTTATATCCAAAAATCCATCTACTCACTGCTATGGTCGGTCTTTGCAcgcttttgtttgaaattattaactggtattttataagatatttctggtatatttataaatttattttgttgggtttaacgccgcatcgacacaattataggtcaaatggcaactttccagctttgatggtggaggaagaccccagttgcccctccgtgcatttttttttcatcacgaaagggcatctgggtagaaccaccaaccttccgtaagcgaactggatggcttcctcgcattgaagaattcaacgccccaagtgaggctcgaaccaacatcgatgaggggccaGTGAATTAAAGTCAGCGacgttaaccactcggccacggaggcttcCATTTCTGGTAAAAGGTATAAAACTACtttaaagcaaaacaaacatTACATGTAGACCTATACACATAAACTAAGTATAACAAATAAGCAACAACAGACTGGTAGAGCgtcaatttcaaattcaaaaggcCGCGGTTAGATGGTCCAGTGGTTCATTTCcttggcactcagcatttaaAGGAATATTGGCTTCATTTCCTTTCCTCGTACTCTTGTGGCGACGGATTCCATCAGCAATGTGGTGAAAACCTATCTTTaatgaattagtataaactaaactaatatCAAAACACCACTGGGACGCTTAAAACGATAGTAATCGATCTTAATGCATTTATAGCTATTTTTAGCCCTTCTACATAGCTTACAATCTGCTTTTAAATTAGTATTAATATCAAAACTCAATTCCTTAAATTTGTCTGCATTTATTGTTTACGTCAGTTTGAATTTCTTGCCTTATATATTCTATGACAAGTTTAAATTTTGCCAATTAGTAATTTCTTACTACTTTACTTCCTTGTTTccaacatatttttcttttgctCTAAGAACGACAGAAAACAAATTGAACAAAGTAAACACAATCAGTCTTTTATTATTTAACAGGGATGCATTTTATGCTTCAGAAAATTGTTCCCAAATAAAATGATTAGAAATAACTATAGCTTCTGTAACGAGGGTGTGAAACTGAGCAAGAAAAGACATATGTTTttaaatacaagagggccatgatggccctatatcgtccaacagagttgatctggcctgcTGACATAGTTTAAGATCCCACatgacacattttcaaacttgagCTAGAGATCAtccatacaaacattctgactaagtttcataaagattgggttacaactgtggcctctagagtcttaacaagcttttcttttaatttgaccggttgacctagtttttgatccaacatgacccagattcaaatttgacctagaggtcatcaagacaaatatttttactattttttatgagtttaaacttaaactgtggactcacagagtgttaacaagattttcctttgatcaggcctactgacctagtttttgactctacatgacccaatttcaatcttgacctagagatcatctatacaaacattttgactaagtttcataaagactggatcacaaatgtggcctcttgagtgttaacaaggcaaatgttgacggacagcgcacgacagacgccggacaatgaccggtcgtaatagctcaccttgagcactttgtgccctGGTGAGCTAAACATGGGACCACCTAGAGATGATTCCATGTAAATGCACTCCATGTCACTGATTTCTATCAATATGTCAAATATAAAGTCAATGCCTTACAAAGTATTAAAGTTATACCCTTGACAAAgttttcaaacaagagggtcacgatgaccctatatcgctcaccagttaaacttgacctttacatcgtcaagataaacattctgaccaagtttcatgaagacagggtcataaatgtggcctctacagtgttaataacgttttctttgattcgagtggagacctagtttttgaccccacatgacccagtttcaaacttggcatgggaatcatcaagataaacattcttaccaagttgcATGAAAACAGAGTCATTAATATTGCCcatagagtattaacaagctttacctttgaattgagcgggtgacctaggttttgaccccataaaacccagtttcaaacctggcctaggaatcatcaagataacattttgaccaagtttcatgaagatatggacataaatgtggccgcaagagtgttaacaagcttttcctttgaattgaccttgtgacctagttttttaccccacatgaatcagtttCGAAAtgggcctagagatcatcaagataaacattctgtgcaagcttgtatcaaatcaaagcataaatgaaacctctatatgactgaaagggcaaaaatagaaaattttgccccattcaggggcagtaactctagaacccatgatggaatctagccggttattgcaaggaaccgagatcttattgtgacttaagttgtgtgtaagttttgttaaaattggATGTAAAAT comes from the Mercenaria mercenaria strain notata chromosome 9, MADL_Memer_1, whole genome shotgun sequence genome and includes:
- the LOC123547791 gene encoding perlucin-like; its protein translation is MVKHSKYDQDNVNKEEHKLHHNIHVYNSINATRKHRADLITEVTELSNKVLLLVLASFELVEGQCTDGFIKHGDSCYHFSHDTETWLDAELSCQQLYGAHLAEIEDATENNFLINEVNVLGFSFWVGGNDLQVEGEWKWFSSKTAVKYSTWHPGNPSNNGGDENCMEILDGDGKGPQKPLWNDKQCHAYQRYICEKSTTESEIVG